The following coding sequences lie in one Mesorhizobium sp. NZP2298 genomic window:
- the nirB gene encoding nitrite reductase large subunit NirB: protein MTEKLVIIGNGMAPGRMLEHLLEKAPGRYQVTIFNAEPRVNYDRIMLSPVLSGEKDYEEIIIHGDGWYIKHGITLYKGHKIVAIDRQAKTVTSDHGVTEPYDRLVIATGSVPFIIPVPGHNLPGVLTYRDLDDVRAMMLAAQSRAKAVVIGGGLLGLEAAAGLNAQGMDVTVLHVMPTLMERQLDPAAGYLLQRAVEQRGIKVITKANTQAISGNGKVEQVELADGTVIPATLVVMAVGIRPNAALAKEADIAVNRGIVVDAGMRSNDPDIYALGECAEVNGMVYGLVAPLYEMARVAASQLAGDEAAAFVHSDTPTKLKVTGIDLFSLGDFADGDDRQEIVLRDASAGVYKRLVLKDDRIIGTVLYGETSDGAWFNDLKKKQTDISEMRDTLIFGQSYQGGAPLDPMAAVAALPDDAEICGCNGVCKGKITGAITGKGLTSLDDVRAHTKASASCGSCTGLVEKLMVLTLGDAYNPAAVQPMCSCTTLGHDEVRRLIKAKHLKTIPAVMQELEWKTSCGCAKCRPALNYYLVCDWPDDYADDYQSRFINERVHANIQKDGTYSVVPRMWGGVTNAAELRAIADVVDKFGIPMVKVTGGQRIDMLGIRKEDLPAVWADLGQAGFVSGHAYAKGLRTVKTCVGSDWCRFGTQDSTGLGIRIEKFMWGSWTPAKVKMAVSGCPRNCAEATCKDVGVICVDSGYEIHFAGAAGLDIKGTEVLGLVKTEDEALEHIVALTQMYREQGRYLERIYKWAKRIGIPEIKRQIMDDDAKRKAYYDRFVFSQKFAQVDPWSERVSGKDKHEFRPMASVGFAEAAE, encoded by the coding sequence ATGACCGAGAAACTCGTCATCATCGGCAACGGCATGGCTCCCGGGCGCATGCTGGAGCATCTGCTGGAAAAGGCGCCCGGCCGCTACCAGGTCACCATCTTCAACGCCGAGCCGCGCGTGAACTACGACCGCATCATGCTGTCGCCTGTTCTGTCGGGCGAGAAGGATTATGAGGAGATCATCATCCATGGTGACGGTTGGTACATCAAGCACGGCATCACCCTCTACAAGGGCCACAAGATCGTTGCCATCGACCGGCAGGCCAAGACCGTTACCTCCGATCATGGCGTCACAGAGCCTTACGACAGACTGGTCATCGCCACCGGTTCGGTGCCGTTCATCATTCCGGTGCCCGGTCACAATCTGCCCGGCGTGCTGACCTATCGCGATCTGGACGATGTACGCGCCATGATGCTTGCCGCCCAGTCGCGGGCCAAGGCCGTGGTCATCGGCGGCGGCCTGCTCGGGCTGGAGGCGGCGGCCGGACTGAATGCGCAAGGCATGGACGTCACCGTGCTGCATGTCATGCCGACGCTGATGGAGCGCCAGCTCGATCCGGCCGCCGGCTACCTGCTGCAGCGCGCGGTGGAGCAGCGCGGCATCAAGGTCATCACCAAGGCCAACACGCAGGCAATCAGCGGCAACGGCAAGGTAGAGCAGGTGGAACTCGCCGACGGCACCGTCATTCCGGCAACGCTGGTGGTGATGGCGGTCGGCATCAGGCCGAATGCGGCACTGGCGAAAGAGGCTGATATCGCCGTCAACAGAGGCATCGTCGTCGACGCCGGCATGCGCAGCAACGACCCCGACATTTACGCGCTCGGCGAATGCGCCGAGGTCAACGGCATGGTCTACGGGTTGGTGGCACCGCTCTACGAAATGGCGCGTGTTGCGGCGAGCCAACTCGCCGGCGACGAGGCTGCCGCCTTCGTCCATTCCGACACGCCGACCAAGCTCAAGGTCACCGGCATCGACTTGTTCTCGCTTGGCGACTTCGCCGATGGCGACGACCGCCAGGAGATCGTGCTGCGCGATGCTTCGGCCGGCGTCTACAAGCGCTTGGTGCTCAAGGACGACCGCATCATCGGCACGGTGCTCTATGGCGAAACATCAGACGGCGCCTGGTTCAACGATCTGAAGAAGAAGCAGACCGATATTTCGGAGATGCGTGACACGCTTATTTTCGGTCAGTCATACCAGGGGGGTGCCCCGCTGGACCCTATGGCGGCCGTTGCAGCCTTGCCGGATGATGCGGAAATCTGCGGCTGCAACGGCGTTTGCAAGGGAAAGATCACTGGCGCGATCACGGGCAAGGGCCTGACCTCGCTCGACGATGTGCGTGCCCACACCAAGGCATCGGCCTCCTGCGGCTCCTGCACGGGATTGGTCGAGAAGCTGATGGTGCTGACCCTTGGCGATGCGTACAACCCCGCCGCCGTGCAGCCTATGTGCTCCTGCACCACGCTCGGCCATGACGAGGTACGCCGGCTGATCAAGGCCAAGCACCTGAAGACCATTCCCGCCGTCATGCAGGAGCTGGAATGGAAGACCTCCTGCGGCTGCGCCAAATGCCGGCCGGCGCTCAACTACTACCTCGTCTGCGACTGGCCGGATGACTACGCCGACGACTACCAGTCGCGCTTCATCAACGAGCGCGTCCACGCCAATATCCAGAAGGACGGCACCTATTCAGTGGTGCCGCGCATGTGGGGCGGCGTCACCAACGCCGCCGAACTGCGCGCCATCGCCGATGTCGTCGACAAGTTCGGGATCCCGATGGTCAAGGTCACCGGCGGCCAGCGCATCGACATGCTCGGCATCCGCAAGGAGGACCTGCCGGCGGTGTGGGCCGATCTCGGCCAGGCCGGCTTCGTCTCCGGCCACGCCTACGCCAAGGGCCTGCGCACGGTGAAGACCTGTGTCGGCTCGGACTGGTGCCGCTTCGGCACGCAGGATTCGACGGGGCTCGGCATCCGCATCGAAAAATTCATGTGGGGCTCATGGACCCCGGCCAAGGTCAAGATGGCGGTGTCGGGCTGTCCCAGGAACTGCGCCGAGGCGACCTGCAAGGATGTCGGCGTCATCTGCGTCGACTCTGGCTACGAGATCCATTTCGCCGGCGCCGCCGGCCTCGACATCAAGGGCACCGAAGTGCTCGGCCTTGTGAAGACCGAGGATGAGGCGCTGGAGCACATCGTGGCGCTGACACAGATGTACCGCGAGCAGGGCCGCTATCTCGAGCGCATCTACAAATGGGCCAAGCGCATCGGCATCCCCGAGATCAAGCGCCAGATCATGGACGATGATGCCAAGCGCAAGGCCTATTACGACCGCTTCGTCTTCTCCCAGAAATTCGCCCAGGTCGACCCATGGTCGGAACGCGTCTCCGGCAAGGACAAGCACGAGTTTCGGCCGATGGCTTCGGTCGGGTTTGCCGAGGCGGCGGAGTGA
- a CDS encoding MFS transporter, which translates to MTLNLPAEPSQDNAPRQALAMSTIAFTVCFAVWTIFSIIGVRIKQELGLNETEFGLLVGTPILTGSLVRMVLGVWTDRYGGRLVYTATMLAAAAATFLLAFAHTYGQMLVAALGVGLAGGSFAVGVSYVSRLFPADRQGTALGIFGAGNVGAAVTKFLAPFVLLSWGWQSVALIWAAALVVMAAIFWLATSDDPVIRERRAGKAAPTRSFWQEFAPLKNLQVWRFAFYYFFAFGAFVALSLWLPRYLIGVYGFGLATAGMIGAAYSIPASVFRAYGGVLSDRIGARTVLYSTFTVSAVATLVLSLPSADYVVRGISGPIAFHFEIGPLAFIAVACVLGFFMSLGKAAVYKHIPAYYPQNVGAVGGVVGMIGGLGGFVLPIAFGALNDLTGVWSSCFMLLFLIVVACLAWMHVSIRRMERAASAEASPLSYAAE; encoded by the coding sequence ATGACCTTAAATCTCCCAGCCGAGCCCAGCCAAGACAATGCTCCCCGGCAGGCGCTCGCAATGTCCACCATCGCCTTCACCGTCTGCTTCGCGGTGTGGACGATCTTTTCGATCATCGGCGTGCGCATCAAGCAGGAGCTTGGGCTGAATGAGACTGAGTTCGGCCTGCTCGTCGGCACGCCGATCCTGACTGGTTCGCTCGTGCGCATGGTGCTCGGCGTCTGGACCGACCGCTATGGCGGGCGGCTGGTCTACACGGCGACCATGCTTGCCGCGGCGGCCGCGACCTTCCTGCTGGCCTTTGCGCATACCTATGGGCAGATGCTGGTCGCAGCGCTTGGCGTCGGGCTCGCCGGCGGCTCCTTCGCCGTTGGCGTCTCCTATGTCTCGCGCCTCTTCCCCGCCGACCGGCAGGGCACGGCCCTTGGCATCTTCGGCGCCGGCAATGTCGGGGCTGCGGTCACCAAGTTCCTGGCGCCCTTCGTGCTTCTCTCCTGGGGCTGGCAGTCGGTCGCGCTGATCTGGGCGGCCGCACTCGTCGTCATGGCCGCCATCTTCTGGCTCGCCACCAGCGACGATCCGGTCATCCGCGAGCGCCGTGCCGGCAAGGCAGCACCGACCAGAAGCTTCTGGCAGGAATTCGCGCCGCTCAAGAACCTGCAGGTCTGGCGCTTCGCCTTTTACTATTTCTTCGCCTTCGGCGCGTTCGTGGCGCTGTCGCTGTGGCTGCCGCGCTACCTGATCGGCGTTTACGGGTTCGGGCTTGCGACCGCCGGCATGATCGGCGCCGCCTATTCGATTCCCGCGAGCGTCTTCCGCGCCTATGGCGGCGTACTTTCCGACCGGATCGGCGCCCGTACCGTGCTCTATTCGACCTTCACCGTCAGTGCCGTCGCGACTCTCGTTCTGTCTCTCCCCTCGGCAGACTACGTCGTGCGCGGCATCAGCGGGCCGATCGCCTTCCATTTCGAGATTGGCCCGCTCGCTTTCATCGCCGTTGCCTGCGTGCTTGGCTTCTTCATGAGTCTCGGCAAGGCTGCGGTCTACAAGCACATTCCCGCCTACTATCCGCAGAATGTCGGTGCTGTAGGAGGCGTCGTGGGCATGATCGGCGGGCTCGGCGGCTTTGTCCTCCCGATCGCCTTCGGCGCGCTCAACGACCTCACCGGCGTCTGGTCGAGCTGCTTCATGCTGCTGTTCCTGATTGTCGTCGCCTGCCTTGCCTGGATGCATGTCTCCATCCGCCGCATGGAGCGTGCGGCATCTGCTGAAGCTTCACCCCTTTCCTACGCGGCTGAGTGA
- a CDS encoding CmpA/NrtA family ABC transporter substrate-binding protein, translated as MGAEHQITAGFMPLFDSAVLVAASQLGFAAREGINLTLHRETSWANIRDRIAIGHFHLAHMLGPMPLACNLGLTPLASETIVPFSLGLGGNCVTISNAVWAGMAAHGAEPDLDPALAGAALGGFIRERAAAGREPLRFAVVHPHSGHNYELRYWLAACGVDPDREIEIVIVPPPFMADALATGRIDGYCVGEPWNSAAVAAGTGHIVTVKAQIWRNSPEKVIGVRKSWADENPEALAALLRALHHSARWCQDPGNHTELAALMAQPAFLGLPPAVQMPILTGHLRLGGEAERDVDDFFLPFDKAANFPWKSHALWFYTQMVRWGHVAHTPENLAIARDCYRPDLYRAALKPLGVALPGANAKVEGALKVATAVGATGAGLVLGPDGFFDGQIFDPDEIDAYIAGQKSAREEV; from the coding sequence ATGGGTGCCGAGCATCAGATCACCGCCGGATTCATGCCGCTTTTCGACAGCGCCGTGCTGGTCGCGGCAAGCCAGCTTGGCTTCGCCGCGCGCGAAGGCATAAATCTCACGCTGCACCGCGAGACGTCCTGGGCCAACATCCGCGACCGTATCGCCATCGGCCACTTCCATCTCGCGCATATGCTGGGGCCGATGCCGCTCGCCTGCAATCTCGGGCTGACGCCGCTCGCTTCCGAAACCATCGTGCCCTTCTCGCTCGGGCTTGGCGGCAATTGCGTCACCATTTCCAACGCAGTCTGGGCCGGCATGGCCGCGCATGGCGCGGAACCCGATCTTGATCCGGCGCTAGCCGGGGCGGCACTTGGCGGCTTCATCCGCGAGCGGGCGGCGGCCGGTCGCGAGCCGTTGCGCTTCGCCGTCGTGCATCCCCATTCCGGGCACAATTACGAACTGCGCTACTGGCTGGCCGCCTGCGGCGTCGATCCCGACCGCGAAATCGAGATTGTCATTGTACCGCCGCCCTTCATGGCCGACGCGCTGGCCACTGGGCGCATCGACGGCTACTGCGTCGGCGAACCCTGGAACAGCGCCGCGGTGGCCGCCGGCACCGGCCATATCGTCACCGTCAAGGCGCAGATATGGCGCAACAGTCCGGAGAAGGTGATCGGCGTGCGCAAGTCCTGGGCGGACGAGAATCCCGAGGCTCTGGCCGCGCTGCTGCGTGCGCTGCATCATTCGGCGCGCTGGTGCCAGGATCCGGGCAACCACACCGAACTGGCTGCCCTGATGGCGCAGCCCGCCTTTCTCGGCCTGCCGCCGGCCGTGCAGATGCCGATCCTGACCGGTCATCTCCGATTGGGTGGCGAAGCGGAACGAGATGTTGACGACTTCTTCCTGCCCTTCGACAAGGCAGCGAACTTTCCTTGGAAGAGCCATGCGCTTTGGTTCTACACGCAGATGGTGCGCTGGGGGCATGTGGCACACACGCCTGAAAATCTCGCCATTGCGCGCGACTGCTACAGGCCCGACCTCTACCGCGCGGCGCTGAAGCCGCTCGGCGTGGCACTTCCCGGCGCCAACGCCAAAGTCGAGGGCGCGCTCAAGGTCGCCACCGCGGTCGGCGCGACCGGGGCGGGCCTTGTGCTCGGTCCCGACGGTTTCTTCGACGGCCAGATCTTCGATCCCGACGAGATCGACGCCTACATTGCCGGCCAGAAATCGGCCCGCGAGGAGGTCTGA
- a CDS encoding ANTAR domain-containing response regulator: MVRSSLAVLVIDENRIRASIIEAGLREAGHERVTIIHDVTGIARRIAEIEPDVIVIDLENPNRDMLENMFQLSRAVKRPIAMFVDRSDQASIEAAVDAGVSAYVVDGLRQERVKPILDMAVSRFNAFSRMARELEEARSELEGRKVIDRAKGILMKSRGLSEEAAYTLLRKTAMNQNRKISEIAQSLVTAAGLLGPAEDE, translated from the coding sequence ATGGTCCGATCCTCCCTAGCCGTTCTGGTGATCGACGAAAATCGCATCCGTGCCTCGATCATCGAGGCGGGACTGCGCGAGGCTGGCCATGAACGGGTCACCATCATCCATGACGTGACCGGCATCGCGCGGCGGATCGCCGAGATCGAGCCGGATGTCATCGTCATCGACCTCGAAAACCCCAACCGCGACATGCTCGAAAACATGTTCCAGCTGTCGCGTGCCGTGAAGCGGCCGATCGCCATGTTCGTCGACCGCTCGGACCAGGCCTCGATCGAGGCCGCGGTCGATGCCGGCGTGTCCGCCTATGTCGTCGACGGGCTCAGGCAAGAGCGCGTCAAGCCGATCCTGGACATGGCGGTGAGCCGCTTCAATGCTTTCTCGCGCATGGCGCGCGAACTGGAAGAGGCGCGCAGCGAGCTCGAGGGCCGCAAGGTCATCGACCGCGCCAAGGGCATATTGATGAAGTCGCGCGGCCTCTCCGAAGAAGCCGCCTACACGCTGCTGCGCAAGACGGCGATGAACCAGAACCGCAAGATCAGCGAGATCGCCCAGAGCCTGGTGACTGCCGCCGGGCTGCTCGGACCGGCGGAGGACGAATGA
- a CDS encoding endonuclease/exonuclease/phosphatase family protein yields MRMNGRSLPASVLLTIRDRRMRKANAAAHKATAATGTLVASYNVHKCIGVDRKFDPERTSRVIREIDPDVIALQEADNRFGDRDGLLDLPRLERETGLVPVPISATGKGHGWHGNVLLFKKGVVRDVHQIRLPGLEPRGAVVAEIDLDGNRTLRVIAAHLGLLRHSRSQQARVVLDIMSSADEKPTLLLGDLNEWRLGNRSALNTLHATFGPQPPAVPTFPSNLPLLALDRIMTNRHGMIAAVEAHDTPLSRVASDHLPLTAFVRLDHMVSADHTTMTSMMND; encoded by the coding sequence ATGCGAATGAACGGACGCAGCCTTCCGGCAAGCGTGCTTTTGACCATCCGTGACCGGCGGATGCGGAAGGCAAACGCAGCCGCGCACAAGGCGACCGCCGCCACTGGCACGCTGGTCGCTTCCTACAATGTCCATAAATGTATCGGTGTCGACCGGAAGTTCGACCCTGAGCGGACCAGCCGCGTCATCCGCGAAATCGACCCTGATGTCATCGCCCTGCAGGAGGCGGACAACCGTTTCGGCGACCGTGACGGCCTCCTGGATCTGCCCCGCCTCGAGCGGGAAACCGGCCTCGTGCCGGTGCCGATCTCGGCCACAGGCAAGGGTCACGGCTGGCACGGCAATGTCCTGCTGTTCAAGAAGGGTGTCGTCCGTGACGTGCATCAGATCAGGCTTCCGGGCTTGGAACCGCGCGGCGCGGTGGTGGCGGAGATCGACCTCGACGGAAACCGGACATTGCGCGTCATCGCCGCCCATCTCGGCTTGCTGCGCCATTCACGCTCCCAGCAGGCTCGCGTCGTGCTGGACATCATGAGCAGCGCCGATGAGAAGCCGACCCTGCTGCTTGGCGACCTTAACGAATGGCGGCTTGGAAACCGCTCCGCGCTCAACACGCTGCATGCGACTTTCGGGCCGCAACCGCCGGCGGTCCCCACCTTCCCTTCCAACCTGCCGCTCTTGGCGCTCGACCGGATCATGACCAATCGGCACGGAATGATAGCGGCGGTCGAAGCGCACGATACGCCGCTATCGCGCGTTGCCTCCGATCATCTGCCGCTCACAGCCTTCGTGCGCCTGGATCATATGGTTTCAGCCGATCACACCACCATGACTAGCATGATGAATGACTAG
- a CDS encoding phospholipase D-like domain-containing protein produces MFDTIATHWTQILAIISVVMATVGIAHAVMTKEDVRAATGWVGVMVLSPILGVLIYAVAGINRIRRATITAQRPLAGDAVAAKHEGDVAAEEALIVERYGQRFTGLRTLGDRVARRALNPGNAIDVLETGDEAYAAMCKAIDGAERSVLLETYIFDNDAVGLLFVEALAGAVGRGVTVRVLIDAVGARYSVPSILGHLRKADVPADVFNGNIVMGLRLPYANLRTHRKILVVDGTVAFTGGMNIRKGFSAEFAGPNSARDTHFKVTGPVVADLFSVAAEDWRFATNEALKGDAWRIAPLSPPPGQPMLVRAVASGPDASNETNHKLLIGAFSVARKSIRLMSPYFLPDRELISALITAARRGVEIDVVVPAVNNLFLVDRAMTAQFDQILKNYCRIWRTGGPFDHSKLLSIDGVWAYVGSSNLDARSLRLNFEIDLEVLDAGFAHEIETRIGSAIETAIPVTLDSLRARPFIIRLFDRILWLGSPYL; encoded by the coding sequence ATGTTCGACACGATTGCGACTCACTGGACCCAGATCCTGGCAATCATCTCGGTGGTGATGGCGACCGTCGGCATCGCCCACGCCGTCATGACCAAGGAGGATGTCCGCGCCGCCACCGGCTGGGTCGGCGTGATGGTGCTGTCACCGATCCTCGGCGTGCTGATCTATGCCGTGGCCGGCATCAACCGCATTCGCCGCGCCACGATCACCGCGCAGCGCCCGCTTGCCGGCGATGCGGTGGCCGCCAAGCACGAGGGTGACGTCGCTGCCGAGGAGGCGCTCATTGTCGAACGGTACGGGCAGCGCTTCACCGGTCTGCGGACGCTGGGCGACAGGGTGGCGCGGCGCGCGCTCAACCCAGGCAATGCCATCGACGTGCTGGAGACCGGCGACGAGGCCTATGCCGCCATGTGCAAGGCGATCGACGGCGCCGAACGAAGCGTCCTGCTTGAGACCTATATTTTCGACAATGACGCCGTCGGCCTGCTGTTCGTCGAGGCGCTGGCCGGCGCCGTCGGGCGCGGCGTCACCGTTCGGGTGCTGATCGACGCCGTCGGCGCCCGCTATTCCGTCCCCAGCATCCTGGGTCATCTGCGCAAGGCCGACGTTCCCGCCGACGTCTTCAACGGCAACATCGTCATGGGCCTGCGCTTGCCTTACGCCAATCTCAGGACCCACCGGAAGATCCTTGTGGTCGACGGCACGGTTGCCTTTACCGGCGGCATGAACATCCGCAAGGGTTTTTCCGCCGAGTTCGCGGGCCCCAACAGCGCAAGGGACACGCATTTCAAGGTCACCGGGCCTGTCGTCGCCGACCTGTTCTCGGTTGCCGCCGAAGACTGGCGTTTCGCCACCAACGAGGCCCTGAAGGGCGATGCCTGGCGAATTGCGCCGCTGTCGCCGCCACCTGGCCAACCGATGCTGGTGCGGGCGGTTGCATCCGGGCCTGATGCCAGCAATGAGACCAACCACAAACTGCTGATCGGTGCGTTCTCGGTCGCGCGCAAGTCGATCCGCCTGATGTCGCCCTATTTCCTGCCGGACCGGGAGCTGATCAGCGCCTTGATCACCGCCGCCCGACGCGGCGTCGAGATCGATGTCGTGGTGCCCGCGGTGAACAATCTCTTCCTCGTCGACCGCGCCATGACCGCGCAATTCGACCAGATCTTGAAGAACTATTGCCGCATATGGCGCACGGGAGGCCCATTCGACCATTCCAAGCTGCTTTCGATCGACGGCGTGTGGGCCTATGTCGGCTCGTCCAATCTCGACGCCCGGTCGTTGCGGCTCAACTTCGAGATCGATCTGGAGGTCCTTGACGCGGGCTTTGCCCACGAGATCGAAACCCGGATTGGATCGGCAATTGAAACGGCCATCCCTGTCACTCTGGACTCCTTGCGGGCCCGGCCCTTCATCATCCGGCTGTTCGACCGTATCCTATGGCTGGGATCACCCTATCTCTAG
- a CDS encoding LysR family transcriptional regulator, whose protein sequence is MIDWDDVRYFLAVARGGSVRAAAKHLGVNHATVLRRIAQLEERLGAHMFEKLPSGYRLTAAGEEVLELAEQMEASSQQLETRVFGRDQSVRGLLRVTLAPTLATHLLMPDLADFAHLHRDIEMEILSSGELANLTNREADVAIRVVYDRKTLPLNLHGLKGPELFGGVYISRDRLAAWRSGAPDPIRWIVISIHGIPDWAHEGEVRTAEVPFRVTDGEAQIVAVRQGLGMTTLPCFIGDADPLLVRVPGTDLHMYGTLWLLTQGETRKTKRVRLFTEFISRRLAAYAPLLTGLSVSRD, encoded by the coding sequence ATGATCGACTGGGATGACGTTCGCTACTTTCTTGCCGTCGCACGCGGAGGCTCGGTGCGGGCCGCCGCCAAGCACCTCGGCGTCAACCACGCGACCGTGCTTCGACGCATCGCCCAGCTTGAAGAACGCCTTGGGGCGCATATGTTCGAGAAGCTGCCTTCGGGCTATCGCCTGACGGCAGCGGGGGAGGAAGTCCTCGAGCTCGCGGAACAGATGGAAGCGTCGTCGCAGCAGCTGGAGACGCGCGTCTTCGGTCGCGACCAGAGCGTGCGCGGGCTTCTGCGCGTGACACTGGCACCGACCCTCGCGACACACCTGCTCATGCCGGACCTCGCCGATTTCGCGCATCTCCATCGCGACATCGAGATGGAAATCTTGTCGTCCGGCGAGCTGGCAAATCTGACCAACCGAGAGGCCGACGTCGCGATCCGCGTCGTTTACGACCGCAAAACCCTGCCGCTCAATCTCCACGGTCTGAAGGGACCGGAGCTGTTCGGCGGCGTCTACATATCCCGGGATCGACTAGCCGCATGGCGTTCGGGCGCGCCTGATCCCATCCGGTGGATCGTCATAAGCATTCATGGAATCCCGGACTGGGCTCACGAAGGTGAGGTTCGCACCGCCGAGGTTCCGTTCAGGGTCACGGACGGCGAGGCGCAGATCGTCGCGGTGCGGCAGGGGCTCGGGATGACGACACTGCCGTGCTTCATCGGCGATGCCGACCCCCTGCTGGTGAGGGTGCCGGGCACCGACCTGCACATGTATGGAACGCTCTGGCTTCTCACACAGGGCGAGACACGCAAGACGAAGCGCGTGCGGCTCTTCACCGAATTCATATCCCGCAGGCTCGCGGCATACGCGCCGCTTCTCACGGGGCTGTCCGTATCGCGCGACTGA
- a CDS encoding SDR family NAD(P)-dependent oxidoreductase yields MIRLNGKTAVITGGATGIGRAAAKRFVEEGAFVFIFGRRQEALDAAVADLGPNTRGVKGSVSDEADLDRLYAAVKAERGSLDIVFANAGAGGPLPLGKITAEHIDETFDTNVKGTIFTVQKALPLMGPGGSIILTGSSAGTTGAPGFTAYSASKAAVRNLARTWAEDLKGTGIRVNVLSPGATATELAKEALGEEGQKAYGAMTPLQRMADPAEIAAVAAFLASPDSSFMTASEVAVDGGLAQL; encoded by the coding sequence ATGATCAGATTGAATGGAAAGACCGCCGTCATCACCGGCGGCGCTACCGGCATCGGCCGCGCGGCTGCAAAGCGATTCGTAGAGGAGGGCGCGTTCGTCTTCATCTTCGGCCGCCGACAGGAAGCGCTCGACGCCGCTGTGGCGGACCTTGGGCCCAATACCCGCGGGGTGAAAGGCTCGGTCTCGGATGAGGCCGACCTCGACCGGCTCTACGCGGCCGTGAAGGCCGAGCGCGGAAGCCTCGATATCGTCTTCGCCAATGCCGGGGCCGGAGGCCCGCTTCCGCTCGGCAAGATCACCGCCGAGCACATTGACGAAACCTTCGACACCAATGTGAAGGGCACGATCTTCACGGTCCAGAAGGCGTTGCCGCTGATGGGGCCGGGCGGTTCGATCATCCTGACCGGATCGAGCGCCGGCACCACGGGCGCCCCGGGATTCACTGCCTACAGCGCGAGCAAGGCGGCCGTGCGCAACCTCGCGCGGACCTGGGCGGAGGACCTGAAGGGCACCGGCATCCGGGTCAATGTATTGTCGCCCGGGGCGACGGCGACTGAACTCGCGAAGGAAGCGCTGGGCGAGGAGGGCCAGAAGGCCTACGGCGCGATGACTCCGCTCCAGCGCATGGCCGATCCCGCGGAGATCGCGGCGGTGGCCGCCTTTCTCGCGTCGCCGGACAGCAGCTTCATGACCGCCAGCGAGGTCGCCGTCGACGGCGGCCTGGCGCAACTCTGA
- a CDS encoding SDR family NAD(P)-dependent oxidoreductase has protein sequence MKKLEGKVAVITGGSSGIGLATAKRFVEEGAHVVITGRREKELKEAAAFIKINVTTVVGDVSRLEDLDRLFAIVKEKHGHIDILFANAGAGTIAPLAAATEAHFDQTFDVNVKGLFFTVQKALPLFKDGGSIILNSSVSNVLGLPGFSAYAASKAAVRNFSRAWTLELKDRKIRVNTMSPGAIETPALATTTGLTPEQAEQAVAQFASQIPMGRRGKPEEIAAAVTFLASDESSYITGVDLAVDGGMAQV, from the coding sequence ATGAAAAAACTCGAAGGTAAGGTTGCAGTCATCACAGGCGGAAGCAGCGGGATTGGCTTGGCGACGGCCAAGCGCTTTGTAGAAGAAGGTGCACACGTCGTAATCACCGGGCGACGAGAGAAAGAGCTGAAGGAGGCCGCGGCCTTCATCAAGATTAATGTTACGACGGTCGTGGGCGACGTGTCACGCTTGGAAGATCTGGACCGGCTCTTTGCCATCGTGAAAGAGAAACATGGTCACATCGACATTCTCTTCGCGAACGCTGGCGCGGGGACAATCGCACCGCTCGCAGCGGCTACTGAGGCCCACTTTGACCAGACCTTCGACGTGAACGTGAAGGGGCTGTTCTTCACTGTGCAGAAGGCCCTTCCCCTCTTCAAAGACGGCGGTTCGATTATTCTGAATTCTTCGGTTTCGAACGTGCTGGGCTTGCCGGGGTTCAGCGCATACGCCGCGAGTAAGGCGGCAGTGCGCAACTTCTCGCGTGCTTGGACCCTAGAGCTGAAAGACCGCAAAATCCGAGTGAATACGATGAGCCCCGGAGCAATCGAGACCCCCGCCTTGGCGACAACAACGGGCCTTACCCCTGAGCAAGCCGAACAAGCGGTCGCCCAGTTTGCTTCCCAGATCCCAATGGGTCGCAGGGGTAAACCAGAGGAAATCGCGGCTGCTGTCACGTTCCTTGCCTCCGATGAGAGTTCTTACATCACCGGTGTGGATCTCGCCGTTGATGGAGGCATGGCGCAGGTTTGA